In the Elioraea tepida genome, one interval contains:
- a CDS encoding PEP-CTERM sorting domain-containing protein (PEP-CTERM proteins occur, often in large numbers, in the proteomes of bacteria that also encode an exosortase, a predicted intramembrane cysteine proteinase. The presence of a PEP-CTERM domain at a protein's C-terminus predicts cleavage within the sorting domain, followed by covalent anchoring to some some component of the (usually Gram-negative) cell surface. Many PEP-CTERM proteins exhibit an unusual sequence composition that includes large numbers of potential glycosylation sites. Expression of one such protein has been shown restore the ability of a bacterium to form floc, a type of biofilm.): MPIRCFWVLRPRRASSWVPAAATVSRPVRPVRRTAIATTAAVRPRAAAVLTLVCVATGVPPLIAAALREPAVAPPPVIASAPTPGLLFPLAGAPLVFSDGGGGGLSPGGGETGGGGPGGGPGGGSGDGPGGGGGTPVPEPAGLGLLGVAVAALALLRRRRSG; the protein is encoded by the coding sequence ATGCCGATCCGCTGTTTCTGGGTGCTCAGGCCGCGCAGGGCGTCATCATGGGTGCCGGCGGCTGCAACAGTGTCGCGACCGGTGCGCCCCGTCCGGCGTACTGCGATCGCCACCACGGCTGCGGTCAGGCCACGCGCTGCCGCCGTTCTAACCCTCGTCTGTGTCGCCACCGGCGTTCCGCCTCTGATCGCTGCCGCTCTGCGAGAACCGGCGGTGGCGCCGCCGCCGGTAATTGCCTCCGCTCCAACACCGGGCCTTCTGTTCCCCTTGGCTGGTGCTCCCCTGGTGTTCTCCGACGGCGGGGGAGGCGGTCTGTCGCCCGGGGGCGGCGAGACGGGAGGCGGTGGCCCTGGCGGCGGTCCCGGAGGAGGGTCAGGCGATGGGCCAGGCGGCGGGGGCGGAACGCCGGTGCCTGAGCCGGCGGGCTTGGGCCTCCTAGGGGTCGCCGTCGCGGCGCTCGCGCTTTTGCGCCGCCGTCGCAGCGGCTAG
- a CDS encoding alpha/beta fold hydrolase: protein MNPREASVRWLAADGFHSLAYVAWGAPGPRPPIICLHGLTRTGRDFDRLAAALAARGRFVVCPDMPGRGRSEWLANPMLYGVPTYIAACSHLLAALGAETVDWVGTSMGGLIGLAIAALPGQPIRRLVLNDVGPFLPAPALARIRAYVGADPAFADETALEAHLRRVHAGFGPMTEEDWRHLAATSARRVPDGTIRLHYDPAIAAPMPEVAQDIDLWAMWEGISIPILVLRGELSDLLLPETAERMAARPGVALHTVPGVGHVPALVDDDQIGRVAAFLDA, encoded by the coding sequence GTGAACCCGCGCGAGGCGTCAGTCCGCTGGCTCGCCGCCGACGGTTTCCACTCGCTTGCCTATGTCGCATGGGGCGCGCCCGGGCCGCGCCCGCCGATCATTTGCCTCCATGGGCTCACCCGGACGGGGAGAGACTTCGACCGGCTCGCCGCGGCGCTCGCCGCGCGCGGCCGCTTCGTCGTCTGCCCCGACATGCCGGGGCGCGGGCGGAGCGAGTGGCTCGCGAACCCGATGCTCTACGGGGTGCCGACCTACATCGCGGCGTGTTCGCATCTTCTCGCCGCGCTCGGGGCGGAGACGGTCGACTGGGTCGGCACCTCGATGGGCGGGCTGATCGGCCTTGCGATCGCGGCGCTTCCCGGCCAGCCGATCCGGCGCCTCGTCCTCAACGATGTCGGGCCGTTCCTGCCAGCGCCGGCGCTTGCGCGGATCAGGGCTTACGTCGGCGCCGACCCGGCCTTCGCGGACGAGACAGCGCTCGAGGCGCATCTGCGCCGGGTGCATGCGGGCTTCGGCCCGATGACGGAGGAGGATTGGCGACATCTCGCCGCCACCTCGGCGCGTCGGGTGCCGGACGGAACGATCCGACTTCATTATGATCCGGCCATCGCCGCGCCCATGCCTGAGGTCGCGCAGGACATCGACCTCTGGGCGATGTGGGAGGGGATCTCGATCCCCATTCTCGTTCTGCGTGGGGAACTGTCGGATCTGCTCCTGCCCGAGACGGCCGAACGCATGGCCGCGCGGCCGGGTGTCGCGCTGCATACCGTGCCCGGGGTCGGGCATGTCCCTGCTCTCGTCGATGACGACCAGATCGGCCGTGTCGCCGCCTTCCTGGACGCCTGA
- a CDS encoding CaiB/BaiF CoA transferase family protein: protein MAADQTGREPTGPLKGLRVFDLTRVLAGPTCTQMLGDLGADVIKIEHPTRGDDTRGFAPPFLPGADGPTKESAYFAGVNRNKRSLTLDIAKPEGAALAKRLIARCDILVENFKPRGLAKYGLDYASLSGEFPGLIYCSITGFGQTGPYAPRPGYDSLIQAMGGVMSLTGEPDGLPQKVGIPVADLFAGLYATIGILAALRHREATGQGQHIDIGMLDTHVAWLANQGMNYLATGENPPRLGNQHPNIVPYQVFATADGAIMLSIGNDATFERFCKAFGLGHLLADDRFATNAARVANRALVTDTLTPVMKSRTTAEWIRELEALSIGCGPINTLKDVFADPHVQARGMVIEMPHAATGGVPVKLIANPVKLSATPPDYRTPPPVLGAHTEEILLEAGLTAEEIGSLRAKGVV, encoded by the coding sequence ATGGCCGCAGATCAGACGGGCAGGGAGCCGACGGGGCCGCTCAAGGGCCTGCGCGTGTTCGACCTCACGCGCGTGCTTGCGGGGCCGACCTGCACGCAGATGCTGGGTGACCTTGGCGCGGACGTGATCAAGATCGAGCACCCCACGCGCGGCGACGACACGCGCGGCTTCGCTCCCCCCTTCCTGCCCGGTGCCGACGGCCCGACGAAGGAGAGCGCCTATTTCGCCGGGGTGAACCGTAACAAGCGCAGCCTCACGCTCGACATCGCCAAGCCCGAGGGCGCGGCGCTCGCGAAGCGCCTGATCGCCCGCTGCGACATCCTGGTCGAGAACTTCAAGCCCCGCGGGCTTGCGAAATACGGGCTCGACTACGCGAGCCTCAGCGGCGAGTTCCCCGGGCTGATCTACTGCTCGATCACCGGCTTCGGCCAGACCGGCCCCTACGCCCCGCGGCCAGGCTATGACAGCCTTATTCAGGCGATGGGCGGGGTGATGAGCCTCACGGGCGAACCCGACGGGCTGCCGCAGAAGGTTGGCATCCCGGTCGCCGACCTGTTCGCCGGGCTCTATGCCACGATCGGCATCCTCGCCGCCCTGCGCCACAGGGAGGCGACAGGGCAGGGGCAGCACATCGACATCGGCATGCTCGACACCCATGTCGCCTGGCTCGCCAACCAGGGCATGAACTATCTCGCGACGGGGGAGAACCCGCCGCGCCTCGGAAACCAGCACCCGAACATCGTTCCCTACCAGGTGTTCGCGACCGCCGACGGCGCGATCATGCTCTCGATCGGCAATGACGCGACCTTCGAGCGCTTCTGCAAGGCCTTCGGGCTTGGGCACCTGCTCGCCGACGACCGCTTCGCCACCAATGCCGCGCGCGTCGCCAACCGCGCGCTCGTGACCGACACGCTGACCCCGGTAATGAAGAGCCGAACCACGGCCGAGTGGATCAGGGAGCTTGAGGCGCTCTCGATCGGCTGCGGGCCGATCAACACGCTCAAGGACGTGTTCGCCGACCCGCACGTCCAGGCGCGGGGGATGGTGATCGAGATGCCGCATGCCGCGACTGGCGGCGTTCCGGTGAAGCTGATCGCGAACCCGGTGAAACTCTCCGCCACGCCACCCGACTATCGCACCCCTCCGCCCGTGCTCGGCGCGCACACCGAGGAGATTCTGCTCGAGGCGGGGCTGACGGCGGAGGAGATCGGCTCGCTTCGTGCCAAGGGCGTGGTGTGA
- a CDS encoding aldehyde dehydrogenase family protein encodes MPDTLVAGRVPAAPTLDERALARSLSGVHLIDGALVPALSGRTFPVVNPATGEEVATAAEGDAADVDRAVAAAAVAQKAWAKVPARKRGELVGACARALLDHVEELGRLIALETGKALRTESRVEAQVLADIFAFYGGLGSELKGETVPFHPDVLLLTIREPLGVVGAIIPWNVPMLLMALKVAPALVAGNAVVVKSAEEAPLAVLRVCEILNRLLPPGLVNILSGFGPECGAPLVEHPKVRKVTFTGSVEVGRVVGQAAARKIIPVTLELGGKSPMIVFDDADLERTVAGAITSMRFTRQGQSCTAASRIYVHERIFDAFAAALAAKVDAMVMGDPLDERTDIGTIISRAQFEKVKAFIDEGLATPGATARACSALPTDPALAKGLFIRPHIFFGLPRTSRLVREEIFGPVTVLFPFRDWEAVLEEANDSDYGLAASVWTNNLKIGLRMAHALEAGLVQINQNLVVQANLSYGGIKSSGLGKEASLEAMLEHFMHKKTIMVNMA; translated from the coding sequence ATGCCGGACACCCTCGTCGCAGGCCGCGTGCCCGCCGCGCCGACGCTCGATGAGCGCGCCCTCGCCCGCTCCCTTTCCGGGGTGCATCTGATCGATGGCGCACTCGTGCCTGCCCTCTCGGGCAGGACCTTCCCAGTGGTGAACCCGGCGACCGGCGAGGAGGTGGCGACCGCCGCGGAGGGCGACGCGGCGGATGTCGACCGTGCGGTCGCGGCCGCCGCCGTCGCGCAGAAGGCCTGGGCGAAGGTCCCCGCCCGCAAGCGCGGCGAGCTCGTTGGCGCCTGCGCGCGCGCGCTTCTTGACCATGTCGAGGAGCTCGGGCGTCTGATCGCTCTCGAGACCGGCAAGGCGTTGCGCACCGAGAGCCGGGTCGAGGCGCAGGTTCTTGCCGACATCTTCGCCTTCTACGGCGGGCTCGGGTCGGAGCTGAAGGGCGAGACGGTTCCATTCCACCCCGACGTTCTGTTGCTGACGATCCGCGAGCCGCTCGGGGTGGTCGGCGCGATCATTCCCTGGAATGTGCCGATGCTTCTGATGGCACTGAAGGTCGCGCCCGCCCTCGTCGCCGGCAATGCGGTGGTGGTGAAATCGGCCGAGGAGGCGCCGCTTGCGGTTCTGCGCGTGTGCGAGATCCTCAACCGGCTGTTGCCCCCTGGCCTCGTCAACATCCTCTCCGGCTTCGGCCCCGAGTGCGGCGCGCCGCTCGTCGAGCACCCGAAGGTGCGGAAGGTGACGTTCACCGGCTCGGTCGAGGTCGGGCGGGTCGTCGGCCAGGCGGCGGCGCGGAAGATCATTCCGGTCACGCTCGAGCTCGGCGGCAAAAGCCCGATGATCGTGTTCGACGACGCCGACCTCGAGCGGACGGTTGCCGGCGCGATCACCTCGATGCGCTTTACCCGGCAGGGGCAGAGCTGCACGGCGGCGAGCCGGATCTACGTGCACGAGCGGATCTTCGACGCCTTCGCCGCGGCGCTTGCCGCGAAGGTGGACGCTATGGTGATGGGGGACCCGCTGGACGAGCGCACCGACATCGGAACGATCATCAGCAGAGCCCAGTTCGAGAAGGTGAAGGCCTTTATCGACGAGGGGCTCGCCACGCCGGGGGCGACGGCGCGCGCCTGCTCGGCCCTGCCGACCGACCCGGCACTCGCCAAGGGCCTGTTCATCCGGCCGCACATCTTCTTCGGCCTGCCGCGGACGAGCCGGCTCGTGCGCGAGGAGATCTTCGGCCCCGTCACGGTCCTGTTCCCGTTCCGCGACTGGGAGGCGGTGCTCGAGGAGGCGAATGACAGTGACTACGGCCTCGCCGCCTCGGTGTGGACCAACAACCTGAAGATCGGCCTCAGGATGGCGCACGCGCTCGAGGCGGGGCTTGTGCAGATCAACCAGAACCTCGTGGTTCAGGCGAACCTGAGCTATGGCGGCATCAAGAGCTCTGGGCTCGGCAAGGAGGCCTCGCTCGAGGCGATGCTCGAGCACTTCATGCACAAGAAGACGATCATGGTGAACATGGCCTGA
- the rpiB gene encoding ribose 5-phosphate isomerase B, which yields MTIAFGADHAGFALKDALVAEARALGHAVEDLGTNGPESVDYPDIAARVCAEVAAGRARFGVLVCGTGIGMSIAANRHPAIRCALVHDATGARLTRAHNDANVLALGARLTGLEPALDALRTFLATPFEGGRHARRVAKLSPVTETAG from the coding sequence ATCACCATCGCCTTCGGCGCGGACCATGCCGGTTTCGCCCTCAAGGACGCGCTCGTGGCCGAGGCGCGCGCGCTCGGCCATGCGGTCGAGGACCTCGGCACCAACGGGCCGGAGAGCGTGGACTACCCCGACATCGCCGCCCGCGTCTGCGCCGAGGTGGCGGCGGGCCGCGCCCGCTTCGGCGTGCTCGTCTGCGGCACGGGCATCGGCATGTCGATCGCGGCGAACCGCCACCCCGCGATCCGCTGCGCGCTCGTGCATGACGCGACCGGCGCCCGCCTCACCCGCGCGCACAACGACGCCAACGTGCTCGCCCTCGGCGCGCGCCTCACAGGGCTCGAACCCGCCCTCGACGCGCTCCGCACCTTCCTCGCCACGCCCTTCGAGGGCGGCCGGCACGCGCGCCGCGTCGCCAAGCTTTCCCCCGTTACGGAGACGGCAGGATGA
- a CDS encoding YheT family hydrolase: MTTRSAVSPPSWTPEPFRPRFPWLTGDLQTVRDTLRRDPPDPGPFARLWLELGDGDALAAAWHAGRGRETVVLVHGLTGCEDGVHIRRSAAFWRARGHGVVRLNLRGSRPSLPRSRRPYHAGAGADIVAALRALPEAVRAPGLVLIGVSLGGTQVLDALAREGETPSLPIVAAATICAPVLLAPVSARMMAPRNALYHAWILRRMKAEARALGAHVPPALLAGALAARTVRDFDERYVAPLAGFAGAEDYYTRCSLPPRLPRITVPTLCLTAEDDPWIPADTYRAIDWDVNPQVRPLVASGGGHVGFHDRGRDGSWADRAICAFLSHHLDAERTAA; encoded by the coding sequence ATGACGACCAGATCGGCCGTGTCGCCGCCTTCCTGGACGCCTGAACCGTTTCGGCCGCGTTTCCCCTGGCTGACCGGGGACCTCCAGACCGTCCGCGACACGCTTCGGCGTGACCCGCCCGACCCTGGGCCCTTTGCGCGTCTGTGGCTCGAGCTCGGCGACGGGGATGCGCTCGCCGCCGCCTGGCATGCGGGGAGGGGGCGCGAGACGGTGGTGCTCGTGCACGGGCTCACGGGCTGCGAGGACGGGGTTCACATACGCCGCTCGGCTGCGTTCTGGCGTGCGCGCGGCCATGGCGTCGTACGGCTCAATCTGCGCGGCTCCCGCCCCTCGCTGCCGCGCTCGCGCAGGCCCTATCATGCCGGAGCGGGGGCGGACATCGTCGCCGCCCTGCGTGCGCTGCCCGAGGCGGTGCGCGCTCCCGGCCTTGTGCTGATCGGGGTGTCGCTCGGCGGCACGCAGGTGCTCGATGCGCTTGCGAGGGAAGGTGAGACGCCCTCGCTTCCGATCGTCGCTGCCGCAACGATCTGTGCTCCCGTGCTGCTCGCGCCGGTATCGGCGCGGATGATGGCGCCGCGAAACGCGCTCTATCACGCCTGGATCCTGCGCCGGATGAAGGCGGAGGCGCGCGCTCTCGGGGCACATGTTCCGCCCGCGCTGCTCGCGGGCGCGCTCGCCGCACGCACTGTGCGCGACTTCGACGAGCGCTACGTCGCCCCGCTCGCGGGCTTTGCGGGCGCGGAGGACTACTACACGCGCTGTTCGCTTCCCCCCCGACTTCCTCGCATCACGGTGCCGACACTGTGCCTCACCGCGGAAGATGACCCGTGGATCCCCGCCGACACCTACCGTGCGATCGACTGGGACGTGAACCCGCAGGTTCGACCGCTGGTCGCTTCGGGCGGCGGCCATGTCGGCTTCCATGATCGCGGCCGGGACGGCTCCTGGGCCGACCGTGCGATCTGCGCCTTCCTCTCACACCATCTGGACGCCGAAAGGACCGCAGCATGA
- a CDS encoding O-acetylhomoserine aminocarboxypropyltransferase/cysteine synthase family protein, whose protein sequence is MTNPQTPKVETLVLHAGYRRDPATNSVAVPIYQTTSYQFDSTEHAANLFALKELGNIYTRIMNPTVDVLEKRVAALEGGVAALAVASGQAASTFAVMNLCQAGDNIVSSTDLYGGTWNLFANTLKQFGVECRFVDPADPEAFARATDDRTRAYYAETLPNPKLQVFPIAEVAAIGRRLGVPLIMDNTAAPVLCRPIEHGAAVVMHSTTKFIGGHGTSIGGVIVDGGNFDWAAHAHRFPLLTEPDPSYHGAIWTEAAKPLGPIAYILRARVILQRDLGAAMSPFNAFLFLQGLETLPLRMERHCANALKVAAFLSSHPAVTRVIHPSVQQGEAKRRADAYLRGGYGALLGFELAGGMEAGRRFIDALKMIYHVANIGDARTLAIHPASTTHSQLDAEEQAATGVTPGYVRLSIGIEHIDDILADLSQALEAATGVRRKAAE, encoded by the coding sequence ATGACCAATCCGCAAACGCCGAAGGTGGAGACGCTGGTTCTGCACGCCGGGTACCGGCGCGATCCAGCCACCAACTCGGTCGCGGTGCCGATCTACCAGACCACCTCCTACCAGTTCGACAGCACCGAGCACGCGGCGAACCTGTTCGCGCTGAAGGAGCTCGGCAACATCTACACGCGGATCATGAACCCCACGGTGGATGTGCTCGAGAAGCGCGTCGCCGCCCTCGAGGGAGGGGTTGCCGCGCTCGCCGTCGCCTCGGGCCAGGCGGCCAGCACCTTCGCGGTGATGAACCTCTGCCAGGCGGGTGACAACATCGTCTCCTCGACCGACCTCTACGGCGGAACCTGGAACCTGTTCGCCAACACGCTCAAGCAGTTCGGTGTCGAGTGCCGGTTCGTCGACCCGGCCGACCCGGAGGCCTTCGCCCGCGCCACCGACGACCGGACCCGCGCCTACTACGCCGAGACGCTGCCGAACCCGAAGCTCCAGGTGTTCCCGATCGCCGAGGTCGCAGCGATCGGCCGGCGCCTCGGCGTGCCGCTGATCATGGACAACACCGCCGCACCGGTTCTCTGCCGGCCGATCGAGCACGGGGCTGCAGTGGTGATGCACTCGACCACGAAGTTCATCGGCGGCCACGGCACCTCGATCGGCGGGGTGATCGTCGACGGCGGCAATTTCGACTGGGCGGCACATGCGCACCGCTTCCCGCTGCTCACCGAGCCAGACCCCTCCTATCACGGCGCGATCTGGACCGAGGCCGCGAAACCGCTGGGGCCGATCGCCTACATTCTTCGCGCGCGCGTGATCCTGCAGCGCGACCTCGGCGCGGCGATGAGCCCGTTCAACGCCTTCCTGTTCCTTCAGGGACTCGAGACCCTGCCGCTGCGCATGGAGCGTCACTGCGCCAATGCGCTGAAGGTCGCCGCCTTCCTCTCGAGCCACCCGGCGGTCACACGGGTGATCCACCCCTCGGTGCAGCAGGGTGAGGCGAAGCGTCGGGCAGACGCTTATCTCCGCGGCGGCTACGGGGCGCTTCTCGGCTTCGAGCTCGCTGGCGGAATGGAGGCGGGGCGTCGGTTCATCGACGCCCTAAAGATGATCTACCACGTCGCCAATATCGGCGACGCGCGCACGCTTGCGATCCACCCCGCTTCGACCACGCACAGCCAGCTCGACGCCGAGGAGCAGGCGGCGACAGGCGTGACGCCGGGTTATGTGCGCCTCTCGATCGGCATCGAGCATATCGATGACATCCTCGCCGACCTCTCCCAGGCGCTCGAGGCGGCCACGGGCGTGCGGCGCAAGGCGGCGGAGTGA
- a CDS encoding acyl-CoA thioesterase, with the protein MTKATGRRADYLWFTPITTRWMDNDAYGHVNNVIYYSWFDTAVARFLIAEVLPHAPGLRGYVVETQCRYHKPIAFPDPVTVGLRVERLGTSSVRYGIGIFREEEERASAEGHFVHVHVDPATGRPKATPPEARAAFERFMLVQG; encoded by the coding sequence ATGACCAAGGCGACCGGCCGGCGTGCCGACTATCTGTGGTTCACCCCCATCACCACGCGTTGGATGGACAATGACGCCTACGGCCACGTCAACAACGTCATCTACTATTCGTGGTTCGACACGGCGGTGGCGCGCTTCCTGATCGCCGAGGTGCTGCCGCACGCGCCGGGGCTCCGGGGCTATGTGGTCGAGACGCAGTGCCGCTACCACAAGCCGATCGCCTTTCCCGATCCGGTGACCGTCGGGTTGCGGGTGGAGCGGCTCGGCACCTCGTCGGTGCGCTATGGAATCGGGATCTTCCGGGAGGAGGAGGAGAGGGCGTCGGCGGAGGGGCATTTCGTGCACGTGCACGTGGACCCTGCGACCGGCCGGCCGAAAGCGACGCCGCCTGAGGCGCGCGCGGCGTTCGAGCGGTTCATGCTCGTGCAGGGCTGA
- a CDS encoding DUF6898 family protein, with protein MILEHRRLGAWLRVAAVDTTTGLEAVATGPADAPALVERLALAKLRRMLSAR; from the coding sequence GTGATCCTCGAACACAGGCGGCTCGGTGCTTGGTTGCGCGTCGCTGCGGTCGATACCACGACGGGGCTCGAGGCGGTCGCCACGGGCCCTGCGGATGCGCCCGCACTGGTCGAGCGGCTTGCGCTCGCCAAGCTCCGCCGGATGCTCTCCGCCCGCTGA
- the hemB gene encoding porphobilinogen synthase — protein sequence MFGAYPAVRLRRNRFDSWTRRLVAENALTVDDLIWPIFVREGSGVREPVASMPGVERLSIDLAVAAAEEARALGIPAIALFPVTPPERKDEEGTESTNPENLMCRAARAIKTAVPEIGLVGDVALDPYTSHGHDGVIRNGYVANDETVAVLCRQAVVQAEAGIDVIAPSDMMDGRVGAIRAALDAAGFIHTRIMAYAAKYASAFYGPFREAVGSGSALKGDKKTYQMDPANTDEALREVALDLAEGADMVMVKPGMPYLDILRRVRETFHVPTFAYQVSGEYAMIAGAAERGWLDGERAMMESLLAFKRAGANGVLTYFAPAAARLLRRG from the coding sequence ATGTTCGGCGCCTATCCTGCGGTTCGCCTCAGGCGCAACCGCTTCGATTCCTGGACGCGACGGCTCGTCGCCGAGAACGCGCTCACCGTCGATGACCTGATCTGGCCGATCTTCGTGCGCGAGGGGTCGGGCGTGCGCGAGCCGGTCGCCTCCATGCCGGGGGTGGAACGGCTGTCGATCGACCTCGCTGTTGCCGCGGCAGAGGAGGCGCGGGCGCTCGGCATCCCGGCGATCGCGCTCTTTCCCGTCACGCCGCCCGAACGCAAGGACGAGGAGGGAACCGAAAGCACCAACCCCGAGAACCTGATGTGCCGGGCGGCCCGCGCCATCAAGACGGCGGTGCCGGAGATCGGCCTCGTCGGCGACGTCGCTCTCGACCCCTACACGAGCCACGGCCATGACGGGGTGATCCGCAACGGCTATGTGGCGAACGACGAGACGGTGGCGGTGCTCTGCCGCCAGGCTGTGGTCCAGGCCGAAGCGGGCATCGACGTGATCGCGCCCTCCGACATGATGGACGGGCGCGTCGGTGCGATCCGCGCCGCTCTCGACGCGGCGGGCTTCATCCACACGCGGATCATGGCTTATGCGGCGAAATACGCCTCTGCCTTCTACGGGCCGTTCCGCGAGGCGGTTGGGTCAGGCAGCGCGCTCAAGGGCGACAAGAAGACCTACCAGATGGACCCGGCGAACACCGACGAGGCGCTGCGCGAGGTGGCGCTCGATCTCGCCGAGGGTGCGGACATGGTGATGGTCAAGCCCGGGATGCCTTATCTCGACATCCTGAGGCGTGTGCGCGAGACCTTCCATGTGCCCACCTTCGCCTACCAGGTGTCGGGCGAGTACGCGATGATCGCAGGCGCAGCGGAGCGCGGCTGGCTCGACGGCGAGCGGGCGATGATGGAGAGCCTCTTGGCGTTCAAGCGCGCCGGGGCGAACGGGGTGCTGACCTATTTCGCACCTGCGGCGGCGCGGCTGCTGCGGCGGGGCTGA
- a CDS encoding nidogen-like domain-containing protein yields the protein MRLRTTIVAAALALATALPNAQASTIVMGFNANTLPPNDDGSTGLVSLGFSFNFFGTTYTQLYVNNNGNVTFDSPLFTYTPFPLLTTSRVIIAPFFADVDTRGSGSQPVTYGTGTFGGRDAFGVNWINVGYYNQGTDKLNSFQLLLVDRSDIAAGDADIYFNYGSIQWETGSASGGSGGLGGSSARAGYSNGVNAAFELPGSAVNGAFLDGGPNALNTSSNINVPGRWLFQVRNGAVVNPDPTPVPEPASLALLGLGLAGLALARRRRV from the coding sequence ATGCGTCTTCGAACAACCATCGTGGCAGCGGCCTTGGCCCTCGCCACCGCTCTGCCCAATGCCCAGGCGAGCACGATCGTCATGGGCTTCAACGCCAACACGCTGCCGCCGAATGACGACGGCTCGACCGGCCTCGTCAGCCTCGGCTTCAGCTTCAACTTTTTCGGCACGACCTATACCCAGCTCTACGTCAACAACAACGGCAACGTCACGTTCGATTCCCCACTCTTCACCTACACGCCGTTCCCGCTTCTGACGACGAGCCGGGTGATCATCGCGCCGTTCTTCGCCGACGTTGACACGCGTGGGTCCGGGTCGCAGCCCGTCACCTACGGCACCGGGACGTTCGGCGGCCGCGATGCCTTCGGCGTGAACTGGATCAACGTGGGTTACTATAATCAGGGAACAGACAAGCTGAACAGTTTCCAGCTGCTGCTCGTTGACCGGAGCGACATCGCCGCAGGCGACGCCGACATCTATTTCAACTATGGCAGCATCCAGTGGGAGACGGGCAGCGCCTCCGGGGGCAGTGGTGGGCTCGGCGGCTCCAGCGCCCGCGCCGGCTACTCGAACGGCGTCAATGCCGCCTTCGAGCTTCCTGGCTCGGCGGTCAACGGCGCGTTCCTCGATGGCGGGCCGAACGCGCTCAACACCAGCAGCAACATCAACGTGCCCGGGCGCTGGCTGTTCCAGGTCCGAAACGGGGCGGTGGTCAACCCCGACCCCACACCGGTTCCCGAGCCCGCGTCGCTCGCCCTCCTCGGCCTGGGGCTTGCCGGCCTCGCTCTCGCCCGGCGCCGTCGCGTCTGA